The segment ATTTCGGCCTGCACAGACACGTCCAGCGCCGAGGTTGGTTCGTCAAGCAGCAGCAGGCTGGGCGACAGGATCAGTGCCCTTGCAATAGCGACGCGCTGGCGCTGGCCACCGGAAAGCTGATGCGGATAGCGATAGCGGAAGCGCTGCGGCAGGCCGACCTGCTCAAGCACTTCGGCGACGCGCCGGTCACGGTCGCCCAAGCCATGGATTTCCAGCGGTTCGAGCAGCGTGCGTTCGACCGTATGGCGCGGGTGCAGTGAACCGTAGGGGTCCTGAAACACCATCTGTACCTGGGCGCGCTGCTTGAGCGTGCGCTTGCCGGTGACGGGCTTGCCGTCGATGGTAATTTCGCCCGTCCAGTTGCCGACGCGGCCGGCAATGGCGCCCATCGCGGTAGACTTGCCGCAGCCGCTTTCGCCGACCAGGCCAAAGGTCGAGCCGGCGGGAATGACGAAGGAAATGCCGTCCACGGCGCGGAAGGCCGCAGGGTCTTCGCCGAAAGTCACGACGAGGTCTTTGACGGTTACTGCAGCGGTCATGGGCGGCGCTCCAGCCAGGCGGGGTCGCGCTTGAGTACGTCGAGCATGTCGCGCGGCGCATCCATGCGCGGCAGGGCATGCAGCAGACCCTGGGTATAGGGATGGGTGGCGGAATCGAGGTCGGCAGCCTTGATGGTCTCGACGATCTGACCCGAATACATGATCAGCGCGCGATCGCAGAAGCGGCGCACCATGTTGAGATCGTGGGAAATGAACATCAACCCGATGCCACGCGAAACGATCAATTCATCGAGCAGGTCGAGGATCTGGGCGCGGACCGAAACGTCGAGCGCCGAAGTGGGCTCGTCGGCAATAATCAGGGTGGGCGAGGCCACCAGCATCATGGCGATCATGATGCGCTGGCCCATGCCGCCGGAGACTTCATGCGGATAGAGCGCATAGACGCGCTTGGGATCACGGATGCGCACCTGTTCCAGCATGGAGAGCGCCCGTTCACGGGCGGCCGACTTGCTCTCGCGCAGGTGCAGGCGCGCCATTTCCGTGATCTGGTCGCCGACGCTCATCACCGGATTCAGCGAATATTTGGGGTCCTGCAGGATCATGCCGATGCGGCGGCCGCGCACAGTCTGCATCTGCTTTTCGCTGGCGCGCAACAGATCGACGTCTTCGAACTGCAGCCTGTCGGCGAGAATGGAGGCGCTGGGCCCGAGCAGGCGCATGATGGCGCGACCGGTCATCGACTTGCCCGAGCCCGATTCGCCGATGACGCCGACCTTTTCACGGCCCACGGTGAAGGAGACACCGCGCACGGCCTGGATCGGGCCCGCCAGCGTACTGAACTGCACGCGCAGTTTCTCGGCGGTCAGCAGGGGAGCGGTCTGGTCATGCATTGCGGGGATCCAGAATGTCGCGCAGGCCATCGCCAAGCAGATTGAAGGCAAGGCTGACGATGAGGATGGCCAAGCCCGGAATGGTGGTCAGCCACCAGGCGTCGAGCAGGTACTGCCGGCCCGAGGCGGCCATCTGGCCCCATTCGGCGGTCGGCGGCTGCACACCCAGGCCAAGGAAGCCGAGGCCGGCCGCAGTCAGGATGATGCTGGCCATGTTGAGTGTGAGCCGCACCACGATGGACGGCGCGCAGATCGGCACGATGTGGCGCCAGAGGATGCGAGGGAGTTTTGCGCCCTGCAGTTCCGCAGCGGTAACATAATCGGCATGGCGCACCGTCATGGTTTCCGCACGGGCGAGTCGCGCGATCGGCGGCCAGACGGTGAGGGCGATGGCGATGACGGCATTCTCGATGCCAGGGCCAAGCGCCGCCGAAAAGGCCAGCGCCAAAACGAGGCCGGGGAAGGCGAGAAAGATGTCGGTGATGCGCATCAGGACGATATCGACCCAGCCGCCCAGATAACCTGCAGTGGCCCCGACGATGAAGCCGATCGGCGCGACGATCACGGTGACCAGCAGCGTCGTGTAGAGCGTGGTGCGCGCGCCGAACAGGATGCGCGCATAGACGTCGCGGCCATAGACATCGGTACCGAACCAATGCGTGCCGGACGGCGCCTGCAAAGCCTGCGACAGGTTCTGGGCATTGGGATTGTAGGGCGCGAGCAGCGGGGCGAATACCGCAACGAGCACCAGCAACAGAATGACCACCGCGCCACCGAAGGCCAGGGGATTGCCCAGCAGCGACAGCCAGAACCGGTAGGCCCGGCCTAGACGGGCCTGTCGCGCCGAAGTGACGTCGTCGCTGACCAGCCAGTCATGCAGGCTTGGTCGCGGTGCGGAGAGTTCAGTCGTCATCAGCGGGTCCTCGGATCGACGAAGCGATAGACGACGTCGGACAACAGATTGATCACGATGCAGATGAGGCCAATGACCAGCACCGCGCCAAGCACGGCATTCATGTCGGCATAGAGCAGGGCGGTGGTCAGATACTGGCCGAGGCCCGGCCAAGAGTAGACGGTCTCGATGAGCACCGTGCCTTCAAGCAGTCCGCAAAAGGCCAGGGTCACGATGGTCAGCAGCTGGACGCGGATATTGCGGAAGGCATGGCCCCAGACCACGGTGCGCTTGGGCAGACCCTTGGCGCGTGCGGTTAGGACATATTCCTGACCGAGCTGTTCGAGCATGAAGGAGCGGCTCATGCGGCTGATATAGGCCATGGAAGCATAGCCCAGGATCAGCGCCGGCGTGATCAGGTGGTGCAGAGCGCTCCAGAATACTTCCCATTCACCGGCCAGAATGGAATCGAGCAGCAGAGAGCGCGTGGGCCCTTCGACGAGACCTTCATTGTAGATATCGATGCGGCCGCCGCCGGGAATCCAGCCGAGGCGGGCATAAAAGGCCAACAGCACCAGCGTGCCGAGCCAGAAGATCGGGGTGGAATAACCGACCAGTCCGACGACGCGAGCTATCTGGTCGATCCACTTGCCCTTGTGCACGGCGGCGATGATGCCGAGCGGAATGCCGAGGCCCGCGCCGATGATGATGGCAAGGCCGGCCAGCTCGACGGTCGCGGGAATGACGCGTGCCAGATCGAGGATGACAGGGTTTTTGGTGAGATGCGATTGCCCGAAATTGAGCGTCACCACATCGCGCAGATAGTTGAAGAACTGCACATAGATCGGCTGGTCCAGGCCCATCATGGCATAGACGCGCTGATAGGTTTCCTGATCGGCCTGATCGCCGATCACGGCGATGACCGGGTCGGCCGGAACGAGCCGGCCGACCACAAAGGTAATAACAAGCAGACCGAACAGGGTCGTGGCGATGATGGCCAATGACGCGGCGAGCTTCCGGGAGGCAGAAGCGAGCCCCGCCATGGGACTGGATTGGAGAGTAGACATCGCTTTACCCTGCTCGGTCTGAAGTTATGTGCGCCTTAGGACTTGGTGACGGTGTCCCAGCGCGTCAGCCAGGTCGAATGGCCGACATAGCCCTGCACATTGTTGCGGATCGCCTTGGCATCGGTTCGCTGGAATGAGGTGACGAGGGCTGGCGACGCGGCCAGATAGGCCTCGTTGACCGACTTGTAGATCGCCTCGCGCTTGGCCTGGTCCGGTTCGTGTGCAGCAGCGCGCACCTGCTCCTGGATTTCTGCCGGGACATCCCAGGCCGTGCGCCAGGCATTGATGCCGGTGAGCTGGGCTTCGTCGGAATTGTCGGCATTGGTCGCATAGGACTGCAGCACGGCATGCGGGTCGGGTAGGCGGTCGCCGGAGCGGGCCGAGAAGAGCTCGAATTCGCGGCTGCGGAATTTGCCGATGTGGTCGCCGATCTGCAGGTCCAGCGTAATGCCGGCTTCGGCAGCATTGGCCTGCAGCGACTGGGCCACTTCGGCTTCAGGGGTGGCCGGGCTGGCATAATAAGTCAGCGTGAAGCCATCGGCATGGCCGGCTTCGGCCAGCAGTTCCTTGGCCTTGGCAATATCGAGCTTGTAGGGATTATTCTCTACGGCGCCGATCAGGCCGGCCGGCACAATGGTCTGCTGCAGGTTGCCGTAATATTTCATCACGCCATTGGCCAGTCCCTCATAATCGATGAGGTAGCGGAAGGCTTCGCGCACCTGCGGCTTGGCGAGGATTTCGTTCCTCTGGTTCAGCGCCAGATAGTAGAAGCCGAAGCCCGGCGTGCGCTGGATCGAGGCGACATCGCCATTGTCGAGCGAGGCCAGATCGGTCGAGGACAGGCGCGAGGCGATATCGATATCGCCGGCCTCGATCTGCAGGCGCTGACCGGAGGATTCGGGCAGGTGACGAAGGATGACGCGCTTCATGGCGGGCACCCCCTGCCAGTAGTCATCGAAAGCCTCAGCTATCAGCAGGTCATTGGCGCGCCAGGTGCGCAGGGAATAGGGACCCGAGCCAGCGTCGCTGGTCTGCAGGAACTCCCCGCCCATGTCGCCTTCCTTGTCCTTGTCGGCCAGGAAGGCGCTGTCGACGATAGAGGTCGAGAAGCTGGCCAGCGCGTAAAGGATCAGGTTGGAATTCCACAGCTCGGGCGTCTGCAGCACCAGCGTCGTGTCGTCGGAAGCGGTGATCAGGCTGTCGACATTCTCAGGGGTAAAGCCCCACTGCTTGAGATCGACGGATGGCGCCAGGCCACGCTTGACGAGACGGCGCAGCGACCATTCCACATCCTTGGCGGTCAGTGGGTTGCCGGAGTGGAAGGTGACGCCGGTGCGAATCTTGAAGGTGAAGGTCAGACCATCGTCGCTGATCGTCCAGCTCTCGGCCAGGCCCGGCTGCGGATCGGCCAGGTTGTCGGCCGGTAGCACGATGAGGCGCTCGTAGAGATTGGCGGCCACTTCGGCGGCTTCGAGTTGGTTAAGCTCATGCGGGTCGAGCCCGCGCATGGCCGACATATCCATGCCGATAACCAGCTGGTCAGCCGGCGTGGCGGCAAAAGCAGCGCCGGAATGGGCAAGAACAGCCGCAGACACGCCTGCCATCAGGGCGCCCTTGAGCATAGTGCGACGATCCATACGAACCTCCTCGTTCGGGGCCTAGTTGCTGAATTGCACCTGAAGCCTCTTGAAATCTGATATTTCAATGTTCATAGATTGGATCAGCCGTCAATGAGGTTCGTATGTCACGAACGCAGGAGGGCGGATTTTTCACAGAGTTGAGGAGCGGTCATGTCCGACGCCATTGTTAAAGTACGCGCTGCGCTCGGAGGTGTTTCGGGTGTGCCGGTGACCCCCTATCTTGCCGATGGCAACGTGGACCATCCGGCACTTCAGGCCCTGATTTCCCGTCTGTCGCGGTGCGGCGTGCATAACCTCATGGCGGCCGGCAATACGGGCGAATTCTTCGCCCTGTCGCTCGATGAGATCCGCCAGGTCCAT is part of the uncultured Devosia sp. genome and harbors:
- a CDS encoding ABC transporter permease, encoding MSTLQSSPMAGLASASRKLAASLAIIATTLFGLLVITFVVGRLVPADPVIAVIGDQADQETYQRVYAMMGLDQPIYVQFFNYLRDVVTLNFGQSHLTKNPVILDLARVIPATVELAGLAIIIGAGLGIPLGIIAAVHKGKWIDQIARVVGLVGYSTPIFWLGTLVLLAFYARLGWIPGGGRIDIYNEGLVEGPTRSLLLDSILAGEWEVFWSALHHLITPALILGYASMAYISRMSRSFMLEQLGQEYVLTARAKGLPKRTVVWGHAFRNIRVQLLTIVTLAFCGLLEGTVLIETVYSWPGLGQYLTTALLYADMNAVLGAVLVIGLICIVINLLSDVVYRFVDPRTR
- a CDS encoding ABC transporter ATP-binding protein; translated protein: MHDQTAPLLTAEKLRVQFSTLAGPIQAVRGVSFTVGREKVGVIGESGSGKSMTGRAIMRLLGPSASILADRLQFEDVDLLRASEKQMQTVRGRRIGMILQDPKYSLNPVMSVGDQITEMARLHLRESKSAARERALSMLEQVRIRDPKRVYALYPHEVSGGMGQRIMIAMMLVASPTLIIADEPTSALDVSVRAQILDLLDELIVSRGIGLMFISHDLNMVRRFCDRALIMYSGQIVETIKAADLDSATHPYTQGLLHALPRMDAPRDMLDVLKRDPAWLERRP
- a CDS encoding ABC transporter permease produces the protein MTTELSAPRPSLHDWLVSDDVTSARQARLGRAYRFWLSLLGNPLAFGGAVVILLLVLVAVFAPLLAPYNPNAQNLSQALQAPSGTHWFGTDVYGRDVYARILFGARTTLYTTLLVTVIVAPIGFIVGATAGYLGGWVDIVLMRITDIFLAFPGLVLALAFSAALGPGIENAVIAIALTVWPPIARLARAETMTVRHADYVTAAELQGAKLPRILWRHIVPICAPSIVVRLTLNMASIILTAAGLGFLGLGVQPPTAEWGQMAASGRQYLLDAWWLTTIPGLAILIVSLAFNLLGDGLRDILDPRNA
- a CDS encoding ABC transporter ATP-binding protein, translating into MTAAVTVKDLVVTFGEDPAAFRAVDGISFVIPAGSTFGLVGESGCGKSTAMGAIAGRVGNWTGEITIDGKPVTGKRTLKQRAQVQMVFQDPYGSLHPRHTVERTLLEPLEIHGLGDRDRRVAEVLEQVGLPQRFRYRYPHQLSGGQRQRVAIARALILSPSLLLLDEPTSALDVSVQAEILNLLKTLQRENGLTYLLVSHDMAVIAHMCSDIAVMREGRFVEVTDRDRLIAGTVENDYTKLLRYGA
- a CDS encoding ABC transporter substrate-binding protein, translated to MDRRTMLKGALMAGVSAAVLAHSGAAFAATPADQLVIGMDMSAMRGLDPHELNQLEAAEVAANLYERLIVLPADNLADPQPGLAESWTISDDGLTFTFKIRTGVTFHSGNPLTAKDVEWSLRRLVKRGLAPSVDLKQWGFTPENVDSLITASDDTTLVLQTPELWNSNLILYALASFSTSIVDSAFLADKDKEGDMGGEFLQTSDAGSGPYSLRTWRANDLLIAEAFDDYWQGVPAMKRVILRHLPESSGQRLQIEAGDIDIASRLSSTDLASLDNGDVASIQRTPGFGFYYLALNQRNEILAKPQVREAFRYLIDYEGLANGVMKYYGNLQQTIVPAGLIGAVENNPYKLDIAKAKELLAEAGHADGFTLTYYASPATPEAEVAQSLQANAAEAGITLDLQIGDHIGKFRSREFELFSARSGDRLPDPHAVLQSYATNADNSDEAQLTGINAWRTAWDVPAEIQEQVRAAAHEPDQAKREAIYKSVNEAYLAASPALVTSFQRTDAKAIRNNVQGYVGHSTWLTRWDTVTKS